AGGTGAGCGCGCGTGCGCAGTTGGACCATTACAAACTAGCCCGCCCCCTTCGCTTCGGCCCGCCTTCGTGGGGGCTGGCTCGCCAGTGGGCGGGGCCgcggagaagggggtggggagtggagagagCGAGCGGCCGAGGACGGCGCCTGCGCGGTGGGCGTGATCCGGGCACTTAGGGCAGGATGAACGCTGCTTTCCAAGATGGCGacggagggaggagggaaggagatgaaCGAGATTAAGACCCAATTCACCACCCGGGAAGGTCTGTACAAGCTGCTGCAGCACTCAGAGTACAGCCGGCCCAACCGGGTGCCCTTCAACTCGCAGGGATCCAACCCTGTCCGCGTCTCCTTCGTAAACCTCAACGACCAGTCTGGCAACGGCGACCGCCTCTGCTTCAATGTGGGCCGGGAGCTCTACTTCTATATCTACAAGGGGGTCCGCAAGGTACCGACCCGGGCGTCACCGGGGGCGCGCCGGCGGCGCGGGCCGAGGCCGGGAGCTGGGCGGTGACAGCGAGGCCGGGGTGACCGGTGGGGGCGGCCGGCACTTGTACTTTTGAGTGGGCCGGTAACTCCGCTGAGGTGCTCCGGAGGAGAGGGGGCTTCGGGAGTGAGGCGCCGGCGGCAGCGCTGCCTCCAAGGGGAGAGGGCTCTGGAACCGGGTCGCGGCGATGCCCCGGGAGTAGCCGGTCGCCTCCTCCCCCGGCGGGGTCCGTCAGGTTCCGATCCCGCCCGGGAGCGGGCCTGCGAGTCTCCGGAAGAGGTGCGGCGGCCGTCTTAGGTGGCCTCGCTTCCCGGGAGGCTCGAGAGTCCTGCCCCGGGTGAGAGAACCGGGACGCGAGGCGGCTCGGAAAGGTCCGTAAGGCGGAACCGGGACAGGGAGGCGGAGGACTTGGAGACTAGGTCAGAAAGGACCTGCTCGGCACGCAGGGCTACTCCACCTGCTGCCGCACTGACACTTCTCCTGGTGTCAGCAGTGTTTCCAAAAACCTTCCCGGGAGGTCGCCTGTCATTGTCTCCGCGGAGGGAACCGTCTCCCGAAAGGTTTTTGAAGAGGGTCATTCTGTCCCTTGCGGTGTAAGAGGGCTGAGTACTCAAGACTAGGGAGGTTGGAATAATGTTTTCAAATAGGCTAAGTTGCTTCAGAGGTGTTGTGTGTGAGCGTGCCTAGATTTATCTTGTCTAACGAGTCAGGCTATGTCCCAAACAGGGAGGGATAGGCCTTAAATGCTACTTTAAAGTAACCAGCCAAGAACGTAACAGTAATTCTGTGACGCATGCCATCAAGTTTTAAAATGTCTCGTTAAAAGCAGCAATTTATTGgcgcattttttttatttttttggtcacTGGCAAGAATTGCTTATTTTAACTTTTGACCATTGAGAGAGTAAGGAAATGTATGCACTCCATAGCACCTCCGACGGAATGTGACAAGGTGATGGAAGATTCACTTATAAATGTTCGGTTAGTGGGAAAGTACTTGTCCATATTGAAGAGGACGTGTTCCCAGGGATGGATATATCCAAAGTCAGCTCTGTTTATGTTGCACTGTACGGTTAGGAGGACAAGGGAAGGAATGATGGTGTGCAAACGTAGCTGGTTTCTTTGGTCCAAGGTGAATCTTCTGACTTGCCTTTATTCTTGTCAGTGTACTCCCGAAGCGTTTGGAAATGGCTGGTTGACTCTCCTCCCTCGGGGTTGGGAAAGTATGCAGTGGTTTGGAGAGTAGGAACTGAAGTTTTAGTGCAGTTCCCAACCCTGTGACTGACTCACTGCTGACCTTGGATACCTGGGAAACTTTCCTTTGCGCTTCTTTAAAAGGGGAGACTGCAGTGCACATGTTATAATTCGTAATAGCTGTGATGGCCATTAGAATCCTGACACACTCGGGAGATGTAAATTAGAGTTAAAGCAAGCATTAAGAGGAACCGCCATCTCAACATTCCTGCTCTGACTGAAATACCAGATTTTTCTCTGGAAATAAATGTAAGCTTATATTTATCAGCACCTACATTTGGGGGCTGGCGCAAAGGCTCAGCGGTGAAGAACctgtactgttcttgcagaggactccagTTCAGTTCCTAAAACCCATGTTAGGCTGCTCACAGCTACCtggaaccccagctccagggaattggATGTCCTTTTCTGGGTTCTGGAGACCCACTTACAGCTCAcacaaataagtttaaaaaataaaagaaatcttagaAAAATTGTAATTAGA
This genomic window from Mus caroli chromosome 12, CAROLI_EIJ_v1.1, whole genome shotgun sequence contains:
- the Wdr20 gene encoding WD repeat-containing protein 20 isoform X6; this encodes MATEGGGKEMNEIKTQFTTREGLYKLLQHSEYSRPNRVPFNSQGSNPVRVSFVNLNDQSGNGDRLCFNVGRELYFYIYKGVRKAADLSKPIDKRIYKGTQPTCHDFNLLTATAESVSLLVGFSAGQVQLIDPIKKETSKLFNEEGLLSSPNQATSPGGTVV